In Calditrichota bacterium, the DNA window TGTCCTGATGCCAAATGCCCCCGATCTGGTTGACCAACTGCTGGACGTGGGGCTGGTGTGCCGCGGGGGCGGCGGAAACACGGTTCGAAATGTGACGGTAGACCCGCTTGCCGGTGTGGCGCCCGACGAACCCTTTGATGTAACACCTTATGCCGTGGCGGCGACTGAATATTTAATCCGGTCGCGGTCCTCCTTCAATTTGCCCCGAAAATTCAAGATTGCCTTTAGCGGCAGCGAAGCAGACCGTGCCCTGACTCTGGTGGCCGATCTTGGTTTTATCGCCCGGCTGCAGGACGGAAAACCGGGATTTACCGTTTTTGCCGGAGGCGGCATGGGAGCGGCATCACGGTTGTCCGTGCGCATCACGGACTTTCTGCCGGCCGAAAACCTGTGCCACATGCTGGAGGCAGTGAAGCGCGTATTCGATCGACACGGCGACCGGCTGAACCGCTCCCGAGCCCGGCTTCGTTTTGTACTGGAACGTCTGGGCGAGGAGCCGTTCATTTCGCTCATCCAAAAGGAGTTCAATCAGGTGGTTGCGGAAGGTATCGAAGCGGTCGAGCCCCGATTTCTGTTTATACAAGATTTTACGGGAGAAGAAATCAATCATCCCGAACCGTTTGTGACGCCTCAAAACGTGCCCGGGCTGTATGCCGTCACCCTTCACCCCAAATGGGGGGACATTTCATCCGGTACGGCACGTGCGCTGGCGGAAATTGTGGATGCGTACCGGCTTGAATTGCGGACAGCTCACGGCCAGGGATTGGTTCTGCGCGATATTCGCGGGCAGGACTTTGACGCCGTTTTGAAGCGCCTGAAAAATCTCCCGGATCATTTGGTCGAAACCGTGCCCTCGCGAAATCCCGTGGTTTGCACGGGGGCAGCCACGTGCAAACTCGGACTCTGCCTGTCCCGCAACCTGGCGGCTGAGCTGAACGGTGTTCTGCAGGCGCTGCCGGATGATGCCGCCGCCGTTCTGCCCCGACTGTTCATCAGCGGATGCCCCAATGCATGCGGTCAGCATCCGATCGGCGAGCTTTCGTTTTCGGGACATGCCAAACGGCATGAGAAGCATCTGGTGCCCTATTACAAGGTGTGGGCAGGGTCCCGGCGGGGAGAAGGCCGCTCATTGGCGCATGTGGTCGGCGCCATTCCGGCCCGCGCTGTTCCGGATTTCGTGCGCGAGCTGGCGCTGACACTCAACACCCGGCGCAAAGGGGAGGAATCGTTTCTGAATCTCGTGGAACAGGACGGGTATGGGCAGCTCAAATCCCTGATCAAAGCCTATCACCATCTGCCGTCTTATGAGGATAATCCCCTATTTTACAAGGATTTCGGACAGGACAGCGATTTTTCACTGGCCGGACGCGGGCCCGGGGAGTGCGGCGCCGGCGTGATGGATGTGATTCAGGTCGATATCCGGCATGCGAAGGATCAATTCAAAACGTATCAGAAGAGCCATCACGATTCTGTGCTTTACCAGGCAGCACTCGCTGCGATGCGCAGTTTATTGATTTTACGGGGAGTGGATTCTCAGAAGGACCGCGAAATCATGGACGCCTTTCGGAAGCATCTGATCAAAGAAGGCTGGGTACGTGCCGAGTACGGTGAGTTAATCAATCATTTGCTGGATTTTAAACTGGGCGATCGCAGCTCCATTGCGGATTGCGCAGGCCGGGTGGAATCGCTCATAAAGCGGGTTGATGCCCTTTACCGCTCGTTGGACAGCAGTCTCAATTTCACCATCGAACCGGAAGTGCCTGCAGCCGCAGCGGAAGAAAAGGTGCCCGAAGCCCACATCGCCGACCTCCGCGGAGTGGCCTGCCCAATGAATTATGTAAAGGCAAAGCTGCAACTGGAAAAGATTCCTGTTGGCGAGATTCTCGAAATTATTCTCGACGACGGCGAACCGGTTCGGAATGTACCGGTCAGCTTTTCAAACGACGGGCAGGAGGTCCTTGACATCCAGCCGCATGACAACGAACATTTTAAAGTAAGAATTAAGCGCGTCCGGTAGGAATACGCTTGGCACCGGGAGAAACACAATGTCTGATCAACACACACCGGACATCCTGAAAGCAGATATGATTGTGGTGGGCGGCGGCACAGCCGGTTTGATGGCAGGTATTTTGCTGAAACAAAAGGCCCCGCATCTGCAGGTTTTGGTGATTGAAAAAGCTCACGCCAAACGCTCGGGGTGTCTGGCGATGGGACTAAATGCCATTAACCTGTATCTGACAGATGGGAACGTCGACGATTATGTGGATTACGTCAAACGGGATACGTTCGAGGTGGTTCGCGAAGACCTCGTGCGAAGCATCGGCGAACGCGCCAACGCGTTCGTGCCCATGCTGGAATCGTTCGGCGTGCCATTTCCACGGGATGCAGACGGAGATTACATCAAGCGCTCCAGGCGTTCGATTGTGATGCGGGGGGAGCGCCTGAAGCCGATTCTCTACGAGCAGGCGCTGGCAGAGGGGGTA includes these proteins:
- the moeB gene encoding molybdopterin-synthase adenylyltransferase MoeB produces the protein MELTDSQVERYSRHIILDEVGGVGQEKILAARVLIVGVGGLGSPAALYLAAAGVGTLGLVDSDRVDLSNLQRQIIHTTQDIGRPKTASAKEFIGRMNPDVRVETYTYRLNADNIRSIVKEYDFIIDGTDNFATKFLINDACVFENKPFSHGGVLRFSGQILTVLPHQTACYRCVFIEPPPPGSVPSCSEAGVLGVLTGTIGTLQANEALKYILGIGKLCTNRLCMYDALSAQFRIKPVSKNSXXXARSAARNRLLPDYTMKCRPCAICGKQKTRKFSGEKGMIYLPKTIYTECLERARRDLPIESCGIFGGIGDHITAYYAATNRDQSPEHFFMDSRQQFAIIRDLRRRGLQQIGVIHSHPATPARLSEEDKRLAADPDVIYFVLSLAKAEPEIRAFRKIDDETFTNVPIEIVDEPSPNQLILPDTVVEDVKAFRQKVQRYLEGHEDAIRFRAYRVPMGFYEQRQEETFMARVRITAGVITTRQLRTLAEATDRYGDGRLHLTTRQDIQIHNVLMPNAPDLVDQLLDVGLVCRGGGGNTVRNVTVDPLAGVAPDEPFDVTPYAVAATEYLIRSRSSFNLPRKFKIAFSGSEADRALTLVADLGFIARLQDGKPGFTVFAGGGMGAASRLSVRITDFLPAENLCHMLEAVKRVFDRHGDRLNRSRARLRFVLERLGEEPFISLIQKEFNQVVAEGIEAVEPRFLFIQDFTGEEINHPEPFVTPQNVPGLYAVTLHPKWGDISSGTARALAEIVDAYRLELRTAHGQGLVLRDIRGQDFDAVLKRLKNLPDHLVETVPSRNPVVCTGAATCKLGLCLSRNLAAELNGVLQALPDDAAAVLPRLFISGCPNACGQHPIGELSFSGHAKRHEKHLVPYYKVWAGSRRGEGRSLAHVVGAIPARAVPDFVRELALTLNTRRKGEESFLNLVEQDGYGQLKSLIKAYHHLPSYEDNPLFYKDFGQDSDFSLAGRGPGECGAGVMDVIQVDIRHAKDQFKTYQKSHHDSVLYQAALAAMRSLLILRGVDSQKDREIMDAFRKHLIKEGWVRAEYGELINHLLDFKLGDRSSIADCAGRVESLIKRVDALYRSLDSSLNFTIEPEVPAAAAEEKVPEAHIADLRGVACPMNYVKAKLQLEKIPVGEILEIILDDGEPVRNVPVSFSNDGQEVLDIQPHDNEHFKVRIKRVR